One genomic segment of Penaeus chinensis breed Huanghai No. 1 chromosome 24, ASM1920278v2, whole genome shotgun sequence includes these proteins:
- the LOC125038096 gene encoding glycerate kinase-like, producing MASKCLRGNVQESIARIKKAFMAGVNSVQPHELIRKHLQRNAESLEINKVNYTLKNNVYVIGFGKAVIGMIRPVEEALRNSDGTSHIQEGVISVPVGIQDTFANKPHLLPSENSIIEIVEGAKNNIPDEAAYAGARKILSLAQRLKENDLMLVLISGGGSALLPYPTPPLTLHEKSELVKSLSKKGANITELNTVRKALSQTKGGKLASATEAEVVTLILSDIIGSPLDMIASGPTVCNTDPVDAAENILHKYDIAITENLRHILDKNALEKKKTNPNVSNCIIGSNETALSEVLSSITKTESDCQSVILSSSLSGEAGHIGRKMAGFAANIIEILCGNKALQISESDLCDLCINDSKPSLMDALERCQKSKTPIWLIFGGETTVEVKGSGRGGRNQEMVLAFSMSIEEKLQGSTSTGEVVFLSGGTDGIDGPTDAAGAVTYWSSFNSGVKSQLKEAKEQGLNPEDFLRNNDSYTYFSELSSGQYLLQPGHTGTNVMDLQILLINPFN from the exons ATGGCCTCAAAATGTTTAAGAGGAAATGTACAGGAAAGTATTGCAAGAATAAAGAAGGCCTTTATGGCAGGTGTAAATAGTGTTCAGCCACATGAATTGATTAGGAAACATTTACAAAGAAATGCTGAGAGTTTGGAAATTAACAAAGTAAATTATACActtaaaaataatgtatatgtcaTTGGATTTGGTAAAGCAGTTATTGGTATGATAAGGCCTGTGGAAGAAGCTCTGAGGAACTCTGATGGAACAAGTCATATACAGGAAGGTGTGATAAGTGTCCCTGTTGGGATTCAGGACACTTTTGCAAATAAACCACACTTACTACCAAGTGAGAACTCCATCATTGAAATTGTAGAAGGAGCTAAAAATAACATACCAGATGAAGCAGCCTATGCAGGAGCAAGAAAGATCCTTTCTTTAGCACAGAGGTTAAAAGAAAATGACCTTATGCTTGTGTTGATTTCAGGAGGAGGGTCAGCCCTGCTGCCTTACCCTACTCCTCCTCTGACACTTCATGAAAAAAGTGAACTAGTAAAGTCACTTAGTAAGAAAGGGGCAAATATAACAGAACTAAATACAGTCAGAAAGGCTTTGTCACAGACCAAGGGTGGCAAACTTGCAAGTGCAACAGAGGCAGAGGTAGTAACACTTATCTTGTCAGACATTATTGGTAGTCCCCTTGATATGATAGCTAGTGGACCAACTGTATGTAATACAGACCCTGTAGATGCTGCAGAAAACATATTGCATAAGTATGATATTGCTATCACAGAAAATCTAAGACATATTTTAGATAAAAAtgctttagaaaagaaaaaaacaaatccaaatGTCAGCAACTGCATTATTGGCAGCAATGAGACAGCATTGTCAGAAGTGCTATCTTCAATCACAAAAACAGAAAGTGATTGTcaatcagtaatattatcatcatctttaagtGGAGAAGCAGGACACATAGGGAGAAAGATGGCAGGGTTTGCTGCAAATATCATTGAAATCCTCTGTGGAAACAAGGCTCTGCAGATCTCTGAATCAGATCTGTGTGACCTTTGCATAAATGACAGCAAGCCAAGCCTTATGGATGCCTTAGAGAGGTGTCAAAAAAGCAAAACCCCCATTTGGCTTATTTTTGGAGGGGAAACTACTGTGGAAGTAAAAGGAtcaggaagaggtggaaggaatcAAGAAATGGTGCTTGCCTTCAGTATGTCTATTGAAGAG AAGCTTCAAGGCTCAACAAGTACAGGAGAAGTAGTATTTCTCTCAGGTGGAACAGATGGTATTGATGGACCAACAGATGCAGCAGGTGCTGTAACATACTGGTCCTCTTTCAACTCAGGAGTAAA ATCCCAGTTGAAAGAGGCAAAAGAGCAGGGCCTAAATCCAGAAGATTTCCTCAGAAACAATGATTCATACACCTATTTTTCTGAGCTGAGTTCTGGACAGTATTTGCTCCAACCAGGGCACACTGGAACTAATGTAATGGATTTGCAAATACTTCTCATTAACCCTTTCAACTAG